In one Choloepus didactylus isolate mChoDid1 chromosome 1, mChoDid1.pri, whole genome shotgun sequence genomic region, the following are encoded:
- the PDE12 gene encoding 2',5'-phosphodiesterase 12, whose protein sequence is MWRLPGARVVLCKVRTVVERCGRAEAATEAATDAMERAVVRCVPSESKLSLSFALADGSHKNMQRDQSEPLGRALNRIATNALKGHAKAAAAKKSRKNRPNASGGAAPACEPAPACEPVVKLYYREEAVAEDVLNVDAWQDGAVLQIGDVKYKVERNPPAFTELQLPRYIMAGFPVCPKLSLEFGDPAGSLFRWYKEAKPGAAEREGGGASSLSSSSSSFPAWTETGVNERVYTPSNADIGLRLKLHCTPGNGQRFGPSRELESVCPVEAGPGTCTFDHRHLYTKKVTDDALIRTVSYNILADTYAQTDFSRTVLYPYCAPYALELDYRQNLIQKELTGYNADLICLQEVDRAVFSDSLVPALEAFGLEGVFRIKQHQGLATFYRKSKFILLSQHDISFHEALESDPLHKELLEKLVLYPSAQERVLQRSSVLQVSVLQSTKDSSKKMCVANTHLYWHPKGGYIRLIQMAIALAHIRHVSCELYPGIPVIFCGDFNSTPSTGMYHFVINGSIPEDHEDWASNGEEERCNMSLTHFFKLRSACGEPAYTNYVGGFHGCLDYIFIDLNALEVEQVIPLPSHEEVTTHQALPSVSHPSDHIALVCDLKWK, encoded by the exons ATGTGGAGGCTCCCTGGCGCCCGCGTCGTGCTTTGTAAGGTACGGACCGTGGTAGAGCGGTGCGGCCGGGCCGAGGCGGCTACTGAAGCGGCGACGGACGCGATGGAGCGCGCTGTGGTGCGGTGTGTGCCCTCGGAGTCCAAGCTGAGTCTGTCATTCGCGCTGGCCGATGGCAGCCACAAGAACATGCAACGCGACCAGAGCGAACCGTTGGGTCGTGCCCTCAACCGAATCGCCACCAACGCTCTCAAGGGCCACGCCAAGGCAGCCGCCGccaagaagagcaggaagaaccGGCCGAACGCGAGCGGTGGCGCGGCCCCAGCCTGCGAGCCGGCCCCGGCCTGCGAGCCCGTGGTGAAGCTGTACTACAGGGAGGAGGCGGTGGCTGAGGATGTGCTCAACGTGGACGCCTGGCAGGACGGCGCTGTGCTGCAGATTGGCGATGTCAAATACAAGGTGGAGCGCAACCCGCCCGCCTTCACCGAGTTGCAGTTGCCGCGCTACATCATGGCCGGTTTCCCCGTGTGCCCCAAGCTCAGCCTCGAATTTGGGGATCCCGCCGGCTCCCTTTTCCGCTGGTACAAGGAAGCGAAACCCGGAGCGGCTGAGCGTGAGGGCGGGGGCGCTTCGTCGTTGTCTTCCTCCTCTTCGTCGTTCCCTGCTTGGACCGAGACGGGTGTGAACGAGCGTGTCTATACTCCATCCAATGCCGACATTGGGCTACGGCTGAAGCTTCACTGCACTCCAGGCAATGGTCAACGCTTCGGACCGAGCCGGGAGTTGGAAAGTGTATGTCCGGTGGAAGCCGGACCCGGCACCTGCACCTTTGACCACCGGCATCTTTACACCAAGAAGGTGACAGACGACGCTCTCATCCGCACGGTATCCTACAACATCCTGGCCGATACCTACGCCCAGACTGATTTCTCCCGAACGGTCCTGTACCCGTACTGTGCCCCCTACGCCCTGGAGCTCGACTACCGCCAGAACCTCATCCAGAAGGAGCTCACGGGCTACAACGCCGACCTCATCTGTTTGCAGGAAGTGGACCGCGCAGTATTTTCAGACAGCTTGGTTCCTGCTCTCGAGGCCTTCGGACTGGAGGGTGTGTTCCGAATCAAGCAGCATCAAGGCCTGGCCACCTTCTACCGAAAGTCCAAGTTTATTCTCCTTAGCCAGCATGACATTTCTTTCCATGAAGCCCTGGAGTCCGACCCACTTCACAAAGAACTGCTGGAAAAACTAGTTTTGTACCCTTCTGCACAGGAGAGGGTGCTCCAGAGATCTTCAGTCCTTCAG GTTTCAGTTCTTCAGTCTACAAAGGACTCTTCTAAAAAGATGTGTGTTGCTAATACACATCTCTACTGGCATCCAAAAG GTGGATACATTCGTCTCATTCAAATGGCGATAGCCTTGGCTCACATTCGACATGTTTCATGTGAACTGTATCCTGGCATTCCAGTTATATTTTGTGGGGACTTTAATAGTACACCTTCTACAGGAATGTATCATTTTGTCATCAATGGCAGCATTCCAGAGGATCATGAAGATTGGGCTTCCAATGGGGAAGAGGAACGATGCAATATGTCTCTTACCCATTTCTTCAAACTGAGAAGTGCTTGTGGTGAACCTGCTTACACAAATTATGTTGGTGGCTTTCATGGATGTCTGGATTACATTTTCATTGACTTAAATGCTTTAGAGGTTGAACAGGTAATTCCATTGCCTAGTCATGAAGAAGTCACTACTCACCAGGCCTTACCTAGTGTTTCCCATCCCTCTGATCACATAGCGCTTGTATgtgatttaaaatggaaatag